The Geothrix sp. genome window below encodes:
- a CDS encoding 1-acyl-sn-glycerol-3-phosphate acyltransferase: protein MGTSRTARFLARIWFRALRREGPPLPPGPCLILLNHPNGLLDPLAAAASLDRRAGWLAKATLWKLAPLRPFLAAFRAIPVTRPRDGDATPESIQQCFRKVHEVLARGGSVALFPEGVSHTGADLAPLKTGAARMALSSPTPPFLIPAGLVYGDRGAFRHGALLRVGEPVAWSDLARRGTDPDAVVELTARIRAALQPLTLQDPEVRVLALAQEVAWLLAEAPGSRVDLEALRRRVRALVPRLAALGPAALADLEARVHDTQGWLRARGLRPDQVGHPYPWTEIRGWLPGAARRLGLTVLLLPAALAFWPSYRLVDWIATRFTEEGDQVATLKLLGGLLLHPLWATALAGLAGWCWGGWAALAAPGALLVLLLALPILERSAEDLQAIRGFLRRRDPAVPELLEARKQLIEAFPELEGE from the coding sequence GTGGGCACCAGTCGCACGGCGCGGTTCCTGGCGCGGATCTGGTTCCGCGCCCTCCGGCGCGAAGGCCCACCTCTGCCGCCGGGCCCCTGCCTGATCCTGCTCAACCATCCGAACGGCCTGCTGGACCCCCTGGCAGCTGCGGCCTCGCTGGACCGCCGGGCGGGCTGGCTGGCCAAGGCCACCCTCTGGAAGCTGGCGCCCCTCCGCCCCTTCCTGGCCGCGTTCCGGGCCATCCCCGTCACCCGGCCCAGAGATGGCGACGCCACGCCGGAATCCATCCAGCAGTGCTTCCGGAAGGTCCACGAGGTCCTGGCCCGGGGCGGCTCTGTGGCCCTGTTCCCGGAGGGTGTGAGCCACACGGGGGCGGACCTGGCCCCCCTCAAGACCGGCGCTGCCCGCATGGCCCTCTCCAGCCCCACACCGCCCTTCCTGATCCCGGCGGGGCTGGTCTACGGGGATCGAGGCGCCTTCCGGCATGGCGCCCTCCTTCGGGTGGGGGAACCGGTTGCCTGGAGCGATCTGGCCCGCCGGGGTACGGATCCCGACGCGGTGGTGGAGCTGACCGCCCGCATCCGTGCGGCCCTGCAACCGCTCACCCTGCAGGACCCGGAGGTGCGGGTGCTGGCCCTGGCCCAGGAGGTGGCCTGGCTGCTGGCCGAGGCCCCCGGCAGCCGGGTGGATCTGGAGGCGCTTCGCAGGCGCGTGCGGGCCCTGGTGCCCCGGCTGGCCGCGCTGGGACCCGCGGCTCTGGCCGACCTTGAGGCCCGGGTGCACGACACCCAGGGCTGGCTTCGCGCCCGGGGGCTCCGGCCCGATCAGGTGGGCCATCCCTATCCCTGGACCGAGATCCGGGGCTGGTTGCCGGGTGCCGCGCGGCGGCTGGGCCTGACGGTCCTCCTCCTGCCGGCCGCCCTCGCGTTTTGGCCTTCGTACCGACTTGTGGACTGGATCGCGACCCGGTTCACAGAGGAAGGCGACCAGGTGGCCACCCTCAAGCTGCTGGGTGGTCTCCTGCTCCATCCCCTCTGGGCGACGGCGCTGGCGGGGCTGGCCGGGTGGTGCTGGGGCGGGTGGGCAGCCCTGGCGGCTCCGGGAGCGCTGCTGGTGCTCCTTCTGGCCTTGCCCATCCTGGAGCGGTCCGCGGAGGATCTCCAGGCCATCCGCGGCTTCCTGCGCCGCCGGGATCCGGCCGTGCCCGAGCTGCTGGAGGCCCGGAAGCAGCTGATCGAGGCGTTTCCAGAATTGGAAGGGGAATGA